The genome window GGTCTTGCCGACGCCCGCCGGGCCTTCCACCAGCAGCGGCTTGCCGAGCCGGTCGGCGAGGAAGACGGTGGTGGCGACGGCCGTCGAGGCGAGGTATCCCGCGTCGGCGAGCCGGGCGAGGACATCGTCCACGGAGGCGAAGAAGCCGGTACCGACGGCTTCCGGCCGCTCGCGGGCCTCACTCGCGACGCCACCCCCGCCCCCGTCCGTGTACCCGTCCCTGTCCCCGTCCACGGACTCGTAGGTCATGTGCCCTCCCCATGGCCCTGTGTGCGAGGCCGGTCCCCGACAACCACCGACAAGTTACCAAGCGGTCGCTTTGACTGTCGCCGGCTTCACGCTTCACACTTCACGCCCCCACGACCAGCCGCTCCACCAGATCCCCCCACCCGCGCTCCAGCCGTTCGAGGGACATCCCCCGCCGCTCCACCAGGTGGTCGACGAGGCCGATGTCCAGATACCCCAGCAGGGTCTGCGCCAGCAGTTCGAGGTCGCCCGTCGCCCCCGCGCGGCGCAGCAGCATGCACAGATGGCCCAGGCGGAGCTGGGTCGCGGGGCTGGTGTGGCGCCGGGAGAGGTCCGCGCGGGCGGCGAGGTAGAGATCGCGGTGGCCGTACTCGTGGCGGATGACGGCGGCGCCGAAGGCCCGGAGCCGCTCGACGGGCGGCGCGTCGGGGCCGAGGGGCGGCGGGCCGCTCAGGAACGCGGCCTGGAGCTCCCGCTCCTGGTGGTCGAGGAGCGCGACCATGAGCCCGAAGCGGTCGCCGAACCGCCGGAAGACTGTGCCCTTGCCCACTTCGGCGGCGGTCGCCACGGCCTCCATGGTCAGATTCGCGGCCCCGCAGTCCGCCGCGAGCCGGGCGGCGACCTCCAGCAGCCGGGTGCGGTTGCGGGCCGCGTCCGCGCGCAGTCGTGGCTGGTCGGAGGCGGTCGGGGCGAGGTTCAGCAGTCCGTCGAGGGGGTCGGGTTCCTGAGGCGCCGGGAAGGGCGGCAGCGACTCTTTCATGAAGGGAGCGTAACGCTCACCACAGACAAGTGGACCCCGGTCCGGATAGGTGCTACAAATTTCAACGGACCCCGGTCCGCTTAGCTGTCCCCACTGGACCCGGGCCTGAACAGTCTTTCCCCACGTGCACATCCTTGCTAGGAGTCAGCTCATGTCCGTACGCATCCTCGCGCTCGTCGGCAGCCTGCGCGCCGGTTCGCACAACCGTCAGCTCGCCGAGGCCGCCGTGAAGCACGCCCCCGAGGGCGTCGAGATCGAGCTGTACGAGGGTCTGGCCGAGGTCCCGTTCTACAACGAGGACATCGACAACGAGGCCGCCCTCCCGGCCACCGCCGCCCGGCTGCGCGAGACCGCCGGCCAGGCCGACGGCTTCCTGCTCTTCTCCCCCGAGTACAACGGCACCATCCCGGCCGTCCTGAAGAACGCCATCGACTGGCTGTCCCGCCCGTACGGCGCCGGTTCCTTCACCGGCAAGCCGGCCGCCGTGGTCGGCACCGCGTTCGGCCAGTTCGGCGGTGTGTGGGCGCAGGACGAGACCCGCAAGGCCGTCGGCATCGCCGGCGCCACGGTCCTGGAGGACGCCAAGCTCTCCATCCCCGGCTCCGTCGTCCGCTTCGCCGAGACCCACCCGGCCGACGACGCCGAGGTCGTCACCGGTCTGACCCAGGTCCTGAAGCAGCTGACCTCCCAGGCGGGCACCGCCGCCGCCTGATCCGGCCCTCAGCCGTGTCTCGCCGGGTCCCGGGCCACATGCCCGGGGCCCGGCGTCGACGTTCCGGGGCCGCCGCTCAGGCGGTGCCCCCCAGCCCCTCCACCACCACGGCGTTCGGCAGCTCCGCGAACGCCTTCCCCGGCACCAGCAGCTTGCCGCGCCGCCGTCCGCTGCCGACCAGGACGTACGGCAGGTCGACGACGGCCGAGTCCACCAGGACCGGCCACGACGCGGGCAGCCCCACGGGCGTGATGCCGCCGTACTCCATCCCGGTCTCGCCGACGGCGGTGTCCATCGACGCGAACGAGGCCTTGCGGGCGCCGACCCGGCGGCGGACCACGCCGTTGACGTCGACGCGGGTGGTGGAGAGCACGACACACGCCGCCAGACTCGACTCACCGCCCCGCTTGCCCGCGACGACCACGCAGTTCGCGGACCGTTCGAGCAGCTCCTGCCCGTAGTGCTGGACGAAGACGGCCGTGTCCGCCCAGGCCGGGTCCGTCTCGACGTAGAGGATCTGATCGGCGGGCACGCTGCCGGACCAGTCGCGTACGGCGTCGGCGACCGGGCCGACGAGGTCGTCGAGGCAGTCGGGGGCGGGGGTGGCGTGGTCGAAGTCTCCGATGGGTGCGCGCATGGGCCGCACGGTAACAAAGGCCCGGGGAGGGCCGGTTCGGTGTCTCAGTGCCGCACGGGAGGCACCGACACCGTCAGCACCAGCTCCGTCGGTACGTCCCCCCGATTCGCGTACTCGTGGGCCGCGTTGGCCTCGAAGGTGACGCTCGCGCCGGCCGGGACGCGGTACTCGGTGCCCTCCACGGTGAGGGTCAGCTCGCCCGCCGTGACATGCGCGATCTCGACGGTGCCCACGGGGTGCGGGTCCGACCCGCTGCCCTCCCCCGGCATCAGCAGCCAGTTCCACATCTCCAGCGGGCCGGGCGCCTCCGTACCGGCCAGCAGCTTGCTGTAGCTGCCCGCCTCGGTGTGCCACAGCCGGACAACCTGCTCGGCGGGGACGATCCGGACCTTGGGCCCCTGCTCGTAGTCGAGGAGCGTGGTGATGCTGACGCCGAGCGCGTCACCGATCTTGACGACCGTGCCGATACTGGGGTTGGTGCGGGCCTGCTCGATCTGGATGAGCATGCCCCGGCTGACTCCGGCACGGGCCGCGAGCGTGTCCAGGGTGAACCCCCGCTCGGTGCGCCAGCGCTTCACGTTCCGCGCCAGGGACTGGGTCAGCAGGTCGAGATCCGACACATTCCGTCCAATATTCTCAATGGCAGAGTTCAGTGCGATGCACCAGGAGCACCCACTCTACTGGGCGGCGCCCGGCTCTCAGGCGGACTCCCCCGCCCCCTCCGCGTCCCACTCGGCGAGCGCCAGCAGCTGCTCCGGCGTGACCCCGTCGGGGATGGGCACGGGCGCGGGCGTCCGGATCGGCGGCTGCCAGCCCTCCACCGGGTCCCACCGGCGTACGACCCGCGCGGGTGCTCCGGCGACCACCGAGTGGTCCGGTACCACCCCGCGCACGACCGCTCCGGCGGCGACCACCACGTTCCGCCCGATCCGCGCCCCCGGCAGGATCACCGCGCCGGTGCCGATCCAGCATCCGGGGCCGATCGACACCGGGTCCATCCGGGGCCACTGCTTGCCGATCGGCTCGTGCGGATCGTCGTAGGAGTGGTTCGTGGACGTCACATAGACATACGGCCCGAAGTAGCAGTCGCTGCCGATGGTGACGGCGGTGTCGGCGATGACATGGCTGCCGCGTCCGAGGACGACGCCGTCGCCGATGCGCAGGATCGGTTCCGCGCCGAGGTCGAGGTCGGGCATCAGCCCGGCGGTCAGCGTGACCTGCTCGCCGATGATGCAGTGGGAGCCCAGCCGGATCCACGGCTCGCCGAAGACCGTGCCGAGCGGGAAGGCCAGTCTGGTACCGGTTCCCATCGCGCCGAACCGGAAGCGGCCGGGCCGCTCGGCGGTCACGGACCCCGTGCGCCGCAGCCACGCCCAGCCCGCGTGGACGGCCCGCTGCACTAGGCGGCTCCGCCAGGACGAGAACGTGTTCTTGCTCTTCGGCACCCGCTCACCGTACTCACCGGGCGGCACACCCATGACGTCGTACGGCTGTGATCTTCACCCCACGCGAGGCCCGCGCCATGGCTTACGGTGCGGGTGAGCACTGATCTTCATCCAGCATCTGGAGGCGGCGATGAACCGGCAGCGGGCCCTGATCACGACGTTCGGCGGCAGGAAGCCGGACGTGGAGGAGGCGGCGTTCGTCTCCCCCACGTCGGTGGTGATCGGCGACGTGACGCTGCGGCCGGGGTCGAGCGTCTGGTACGGGGCGGTGCTGCGGGCCGAGTTCGAGCCGATCGTGATCGGCGTGGACGCCAACGTCCAGGACAACTGCACGCTGCATGTCGACCCCGGGTTCCCGGTCTCGATCGGTGAGCGGGTGTCGATCGGGCACAACGCGGTGGTGCACGGGGCGACCGTCGAGGACGACTGTCTGATCGGGATGGGCGCGACCGTGCTGAACGGCGCGGTGATCGGCGCGGGGTCGCTGGTGGCCGCCCAGGCGCTGGTGCCGCAGGGTATGCGGGTGCCGCCCGGGTCGCTGGTGGCGGGGGTGCCGGCGAAGGTGAAGCGGCCCCTCACCGACGAGGAGCGGGAGCTGGTGACCTT of Streptomyces phaeolivaceus contains these proteins:
- a CDS encoding TetR/AcrR family transcriptional regulator; translated protein: MKESLPPFPAPQEPDPLDGLLNLAPTASDQPRLRADAARNRTRLLEVAARLAADCGAANLTMEAVATAAEVGKGTVFRRFGDRFGLMVALLDHQERELQAAFLSGPPPLGPDAPPVERLRAFGAAVIRHEYGHRDLYLAARADLSRRHTSPATQLRLGHLCMLLRRAGATGDLELLAQTLLGYLDIGLVDHLVERRGMSLERLERGWGDLVERLVVGA
- a CDS encoding gamma carbonic anhydrase family protein, whose translation is MNRQRALITTFGGRKPDVEEAAFVSPTSVVIGDVTLRPGSSVWYGAVLRAEFEPIVIGVDANVQDNCTLHVDPGFPVSIGERVSIGHNAVVHGATVEDDCLIGMGATVLNGAVIGAGSLVAAQALVPQGMRVPPGSLVAGVPAKVKRPLTDEERELVTLNGTHYTELAVAHRAAQEEYGA
- a CDS encoding NAD(P)H-dependent oxidoreductase, which encodes MSVRILALVGSLRAGSHNRQLAEAAVKHAPEGVEIELYEGLAEVPFYNEDIDNEAALPATAARLRETAGQADGFLLFSPEYNGTIPAVLKNAIDWLSRPYGAGSFTGKPAAVVGTAFGQFGGVWAQDETRKAVGIAGATVLEDAKLSIPGSVVRFAETHPADDAEVVTGLTQVLKQLTSQAGTAAA
- a CDS encoding helix-turn-helix domain-containing protein; the encoded protein is MSDLDLLTQSLARNVKRWRTERGFTLDTLAARAGVSRGMLIQIEQARTNPSIGTVVKIGDALGVSITTLLDYEQGPKVRIVPAEQVVRLWHTEAGSYSKLLAGTEAPGPLEMWNWLLMPGEGSGSDPHPVGTVEIAHVTAGELTLTVEGTEYRVPAGASVTFEANAAHEYANRGDVPTELVLTVSVPPVRH
- a CDS encoding acyltransferase produces the protein MGVPPGEYGERVPKSKNTFSSWRSRLVQRAVHAGWAWLRRTGSVTAERPGRFRFGAMGTGTRLAFPLGTVFGEPWIRLGSHCIIGEQVTLTAGLMPDLDLGAEPILRIGDGVVLGRGSHVIADTAVTIGSDCYFGPYVYVTSTNHSYDDPHEPIGKQWPRMDPVSIGPGCWIGTGAVILPGARIGRNVVVAAGAVVRGVVPDHSVVAGAPARVVRRWDPVEGWQPPIRTPAPVPIPDGVTPEQLLALAEWDAEGAGESA
- a CDS encoding YbaK/EbsC family protein; its protein translation is MRAPIGDFDHATPAPDCLDDLVGPVADAVRDWSGSVPADQILYVETDPAWADTAVFVQHYGQELLERSANCVVVAGKRGGESSLAACVVLSTTRVDVNGVVRRRVGARKASFASMDTAVGETGMEYGGITPVGLPASWPVLVDSAVVDLPYVLVGSGRRRGKLLVPGKAFAELPNAVVVEGLGGTA